A region of Moorena producens PAL-8-15-08-1 DNA encodes the following proteins:
- a CDS encoding hemolysin family protein, which yields MVLLKVDASISLSEREVLLGLLSVLLLIAINAFFVTAEFSMVAVRRSRISQLVDAGDVQAKTVQALQQSIDRLLSTTQLGITLSSLALGWIGETTMATLVAAGIAKLPLPPALTPVITHSLAILVAFFMIAYLQIVLGELCPKSLALLYSEQLARFLGPPSLVIARFFNPFIQILNQSTRWLLRLVGVQYSGQGWYSRVTPEELQLIITTERESIGLEAEERKLLKNVFEFGEVTAAEVMVPRTSLVAISHAATFDILLEEVAKTSHSRYPVIGASLDDIRGIIDFKQLAKPLSKGKLGLQTPIKSWICPAKFVPETTPLSELLPTMQRSHLAMVMVVDEFGGTAGLVTLKDLIAEIIGDEPESDLTEELSVQILDEYTFLVQAQMNMEEVNELLDLNLPVIDDYHTLGGFLLDKFQKIPEPGETLNYDNLELTVVSASGARLNQIRIRRQQPQGKKSVHVSDSEQMPIIPSKDDVSFDNGGL from the coding sequence ATGGTTCTTCTAAAAGTGGATGCTTCTATTAGCCTCTCTGAGCGGGAGGTTTTGCTGGGATTGTTATCAGTGCTACTGCTGATAGCGATCAATGCTTTTTTTGTTACGGCTGAGTTTTCTATGGTGGCTGTGCGGCGATCGCGGATTAGCCAATTAGTAGATGCGGGTGACGTGCAAGCAAAGACGGTTCAGGCTTTGCAACAGAGCATCGACCGATTACTATCTACAACTCAGTTAGGGATTACCCTCTCGAGCCTTGCTCTGGGATGGATTGGGGAGACTACCATGGCAACTTTGGTAGCAGCTGGGATAGCCAAGCTACCACTACCGCCAGCTCTAACTCCAGTTATTACCCATTCCCTAGCAATCCTGGTGGCATTTTTCATGATTGCGTATCTACAAATTGTTTTGGGGGAACTTTGCCCCAAATCCCTAGCTTTACTGTACTCAGAACAACTAGCACGGTTTCTAGGGCCACCGAGTCTGGTAATTGCCAGGTTTTTCAATCCTTTTATCCAGATTTTGAATCAATCTACCCGCTGGCTGCTGAGGCTGGTGGGTGTTCAATATTCTGGTCAAGGTTGGTATAGCCGTGTAACACCGGAAGAGTTGCAGCTGATTATTACCACTGAACGGGAGTCTATCGGACTGGAAGCAGAAGAGAGAAAGCTACTGAAAAATGTGTTTGAGTTTGGCGAGGTAACAGCCGCAGAGGTAATGGTTCCCCGCACCAGTCTTGTGGCTATTTCCCATGCAGCAACCTTCGATATCTTGTTAGAGGAAGTTGCTAAGACTAGTCACTCTCGCTATCCTGTGATTGGGGCATCCCTAGATGACATTCGTGGCATTATCGACTTCAAACAATTGGCTAAACCTTTATCTAAAGGGAAGCTAGGACTTCAGACACCGATTAAATCTTGGATTTGTCCAGCTAAGTTTGTCCCAGAAACTACCCCATTGAGTGAATTACTGCCGACGATGCAGCGATCGCATTTGGCAATGGTGATGGTGGTGGATGAGTTTGGAGGTACTGCTGGATTAGTCACCCTCAAGGATTTAATTGCTGAAATTATTGGTGATGAACCTGAATCTGACCTAACCGAGGAGTTGAGTGTACAAATTCTGGACGAGTATACCTTCCTAGTGCAAGCTCAGATGAATATGGAAGAAGTCAACGAACTTTTGGATTTAAACCTACCTGTAATTGATGACTATCACACTTTGGGAGGTTTTTTGCTCGACAAGTTTCAGAAAATTCCTGAACCCGGTGAAACCTTAAATTATGACAATCTAGAATTGACCGTTGTGTCTGCTTCTGGAGCGCGCCTAAACCAAATTCGCATACGCCGCCAGCAGCCACAAGGCAAGAAGTCTGTACATGTTTCCGATTCTGAACAAATGCCGATAATTCCCAGCAAGGATGATGTTTCCTTTGACAATGGAGGGCTATAG
- a CDS encoding LysM peptidoglycan-binding domain-containing M23 family metallopeptidase has product MKGTLTDKVNHVPTCAAESSDSASKLPASNHPVGAAIPLEVNRKARTSAAMIGLAISMGASGLLLPQQGDEAMAFEPVAPEPSGTNLPAAEFKVTAVSSPSLPNAAKQGQWSVESKPASPPEFAIRQSRPYANANFNKLKTDDTLPVARKSTIVGEVKGTNLKASSNSKGVEPKQLLASAPVSKLGNLSKDASHAVSNKTNNLLKARQDLALKRLQKHRNRLSKSLVQLRSEEFNKSYELASGTLGSSPHTLPPAVLKPEASVTEKSQPIVTVPTTPAALPQPMPKVAVSPALTQSTRSGSLPVVIPVPTPETTVISAVKPSVVKVSTPKIASATTEVTIDQLNVPQPVVLGTRLSSTGNSFHQVKAGETLDSIARSYGLSRSELVLANQLDNPHLIEINQQLKIPQFRRFDHQKSSFTLLSSNSRKSKSWKPGIARPLDLGTISVKTSTSRDQITPVSIQEKPKVKPLTETILTQSTSDSGLLAQANSSIENQPLESINSQRNSYVEKLRADILKMREEIRENQTSPEENKPINLGVTNNEAVADPSNKESKSVEITPQFNPENNQGTDTKEWQLLPQPPTAPQAPIAIPRPQPPQKTRRSSIAIPVPPPEVSQQRRIAVAPAPPERFNPMIRIPVGKPVSPGVPPLSKPDMYLPDSPTRFNGYIWPSNGVLTSGYGRRWGRMHKGIDIAAPIGTPIIAAAPGVVVSAGWNSGGYGKLVEIKHPDGSLTLYAHNSRIFVRRGQQVGQGQRIAAMGSTGYSTGPHLHFELHPRGRGAANPMAFLPRRR; this is encoded by the coding sequence TTGAAAGGAACACTTACTGATAAGGTCAATCATGTTCCGACCTGTGCAGCAGAGTCATCGGATTCGGCATCGAAACTACCTGCAAGTAATCATCCGGTCGGTGCAGCAATTCCCCTTGAGGTGAACCGTAAGGCTCGTACCTCAGCAGCCATGATTGGATTGGCGATTTCCATGGGGGCATCTGGCTTACTATTACCTCAACAGGGTGATGAAGCAATGGCATTCGAGCCAGTTGCTCCTGAGCCAAGTGGGACGAATCTACCAGCAGCCGAATTTAAAGTTACCGCTGTTTCAAGCCCCTCATTGCCAAACGCGGCTAAGCAGGGACAATGGAGTGTGGAATCAAAGCCAGCCTCACCCCCAGAATTTGCGATTCGGCAAAGCCGACCCTACGCGAACGCGAATTTTAACAAGCTCAAAACCGATGACACTCTCCCAGTAGCCAGGAAGTCTACCATTGTTGGTGAAGTTAAGGGTACTAATCTCAAAGCCTCATCTAACTCTAAGGGTGTAGAGCCAAAACAGTTGCTAGCATCTGCACCAGTCTCAAAATTGGGTAACCTGTCAAAGGATGCATCCCACGCTGTTTCCAACAAGACCAATAATCTTTTAAAAGCTAGACAAGACCTAGCCCTCAAGCGCCTGCAAAAACATCGAAACCGTCTGAGCAAAAGTCTGGTTCAGTTGAGGTCCGAGGAGTTTAACAAGTCTTATGAACTGGCATCAGGGACCCTTGGTTCTAGCCCACACACTTTACCCCCTGCAGTTCTAAAACCTGAGGCTTCAGTAACAGAAAAATCGCAGCCCATTGTTACTGTACCTACAACTCCGGCAGCACTCCCACAGCCAATGCCGAAAGTTGCTGTATCACCAGCCTTAACCCAATCAACTAGATCTGGGTCACTACCAGTGGTCATTCCAGTACCGACTCCAGAAACAACTGTCATATCAGCAGTCAAACCATCAGTTGTCAAGGTCAGTACTCCAAAAATTGCATCGGCTACAACCGAGGTAACTATAGACCAACTCAATGTCCCACAGCCAGTGGTGCTGGGAACTAGGTTGTCATCTACTGGCAACTCGTTTCACCAGGTCAAAGCTGGTGAAACCCTCGATTCTATTGCCCGTAGCTATGGTTTATCCCGCTCAGAGCTAGTCTTAGCCAATCAGCTAGATAATCCTCACCTAATTGAAATTAATCAACAGCTGAAAATTCCTCAATTTAGGAGATTCGATCACCAAAAGTCCTCTTTTACCTTGCTATCTAGCAATAGCCGGAAATCTAAATCTTGGAAGCCAGGAATAGCGCGACCATTGGATTTAGGAACTATCTCTGTTAAGACTTCTACTAGTAGAGATCAAATCACACCCGTATCTATACAGGAAAAACCTAAGGTAAAACCGTTAACTGAGACGATTCTGACTCAATCGACTTCAGACAGTGGTCTGTTAGCTCAGGCTAATTCCTCTATTGAAAATCAGCCCTTAGAGTCTATTAACTCTCAGCGCAACTCCTATGTTGAAAAATTAAGGGCTGATATTCTCAAGATGCGAGAAGAAATCCGGGAGAATCAAACCAGCCCAGAGGAAAACAAACCAATCAACCTAGGAGTTACTAATAACGAGGCAGTTGCTGATCCCTCAAATAAGGAGTCTAAATCTGTCGAGATCACTCCCCAGTTCAATCCCGAGAATAATCAAGGAACCGATACGAAAGAGTGGCAATTATTACCGCAACCACCGACAGCTCCACAGGCTCCTATTGCTATTCCGAGACCTCAGCCACCCCAGAAAACTCGACGCAGTTCTATTGCCATTCCTGTGCCTCCACCTGAGGTATCACAACAGAGAAGGATAGCTGTAGCTCCTGCCCCACCGGAACGATTTAACCCAATGATTCGTATACCGGTAGGAAAACCTGTTTCACCAGGAGTGCCACCTCTGTCTAAACCAGATATGTACTTGCCAGATAGCCCTACCCGCTTTAACGGATATATCTGGCCAAGTAATGGTGTGCTTACCTCAGGTTATGGTCGGCGTTGGGGACGGATGCACAAGGGCATTGATATTGCAGCTCCCATTGGGACACCGATTATAGCAGCAGCCCCTGGTGTTGTGGTCAGTGCTGGTTGGAATTCAGGTGGTTACGGTAAATTGGTGGAAATCAAGCATCCTGATGGAAGTCTGACCCTTTATGCCCACAACAGCCGAATTTTTGTGCGTCGTGGACAACAGGTTGGCCAAGGTCAACGAATTGCCGCTATGGGTAGCACAGGTTATAGCACTGGTCCTCACTTACACTTTGAGCTTCATCCCAGAGGTCGGGGAGCTGCCAATCCAATGGCCTTTTTGCCTAGAAGACGGTAA
- the trmL gene encoding tRNA (uridine(34)/cytosine(34)/5-carboxymethylaminomethyluridine(34)-2'-O)-methyltransferase TrmL yields the protein MVKVVLINPQIPPNTGNIARTCAATTTQLHLVGPLGFEISDRYLKRAGLDYWPYVDFKYHDSLDAFISYHQKQEGRWIGFTKRGTYNYIKFQFQPKDWLLFGCETQGLPPHVLDACQAKVFIPMAQPGVRSLNLSVSAALGLFEARRQLGYLE from the coding sequence ATGGTAAAAGTTGTCTTAATCAACCCGCAAATTCCACCGAATACCGGCAATATTGCCCGAACTTGCGCCGCCACCACTACTCAATTGCACTTAGTAGGTCCGTTGGGTTTTGAAATTAGCGATCGCTACTTGAAACGAGCAGGACTAGATTATTGGCCCTATGTAGATTTTAAATATCATGATTCCCTTGATGCATTTATCAGCTATCACCAGAAGCAAGAGGGGCGATGGATTGGCTTTACCAAGAGAGGAACATACAACTATATTAAGTTTCAGTTTCAGCCCAAGGACTGGTTATTGTTTGGCTGCGAAACTCAAGGTTTGCCTCCCCATGTCTTAGATGCTTGTCAGGCTAAGGTCTTTATCCCCATGGCCCAGCCGGGAGTTCGCAGCTTAAATCTCTCCGTCAGTGCTGCCCTTGGCTTATTTGAGGCCAGGCGTCAGTTGGGTTACTTGGAATAG
- a CDS encoding helix-turn-helix domain-containing protein → MTYSYRIYPGLDQEAKMLGWLEQCRRVYNYALAERKDWINSRKCLVNACSIRQEYIIPADTPYPDYYKQQNALTKAKKLIRELKAVHSQVLHELEATG, encoded by the coding sequence TTGACCTACAGCTACCGAATCTATCCAGGACTTGACCAGGAAGCTAAAATGCTCGGCTGGTTGGAGCAATGCCGTCGCGTATATAACTATGCTTTGGCAGAGCGTAAGGACTGGATCAATTCGCGTAAATGTTTGGTCAATGCTTGCAGCATCAGACAGGAATACATCATCCCTGCTGACACGCCATACCCTGACTACTACAAACAGCAGAACGCGCTGACCAAAGCGAAAAAGTTGATTCGAGAACTCAAGGCAGTTCACTCTCAAGTTTTGCATGAACTTGAAGCGACTGGATAA
- the trpD gene encoding anthranilate phosphoribosyltransferase — translation MVQTSSNWPSLLQQLLDGQSLSSDQASQLMQGWLNEEIPTVLSGALLAAIQGKGVSATELAGMAQVLQSQSLQKTTIEHNQPVIDTCGTGGDGASTFNISTAVAFVVAAAGVLVAKHGNRSASSKVGSADVLEALGVNLSAAPDKIQAALDEVGVTFLFARGWHPAMKAVAPLRQTLKVRTVFNLLGPLVNPLRPTGQVIGVYAPNFVETLAQSLCLMGTPNAIVLHGREKLDEAGLADETDLALLSGGEVRLLSLNPEHLGLTPAPTESLRGGDVAENGAILRNVLQGKGTPAQQDVVALNASLALQVAGVIPLEDHTAGIALAKDVMASGAPWLKLEQLVDFLA, via the coding sequence ATGGTTCAAACCTCTTCTAACTGGCCCAGTTTGTTGCAACAGTTGTTGGATGGGCAATCGTTATCCAGTGACCAGGCATCACAACTGATGCAGGGATGGTTGAATGAAGAAATTCCGACCGTCTTATCTGGGGCACTTTTAGCAGCTATCCAGGGTAAAGGAGTATCCGCTACCGAATTGGCAGGGATGGCTCAGGTGCTACAATCCCAATCGTTGCAGAAGACAACCATTGAACACAACCAACCCGTCATTGATACCTGTGGTACCGGTGGGGATGGCGCGTCTACCTTTAATATCTCTACCGCAGTAGCCTTTGTAGTGGCGGCAGCTGGAGTGCTGGTGGCTAAGCATGGTAATCGTTCTGCCTCTAGTAAGGTAGGTTCAGCTGATGTGCTCGAAGCCTTAGGAGTAAATTTATCAGCAGCACCGGACAAAATTCAGGCAGCCCTAGATGAGGTAGGGGTAACCTTTCTGTTTGCTCGGGGTTGGCATCCAGCTATGAAAGCAGTGGCACCATTACGGCAAACCCTCAAAGTACGGACAGTGTTTAACTTGTTAGGACCATTAGTCAATCCCCTGCGTCCTACCGGTCAGGTAATCGGTGTTTATGCTCCCAACTTTGTAGAGACTTTAGCGCAATCGTTGTGTTTAATGGGTACTCCCAACGCAATAGTTCTCCATGGCAGGGAAAAATTAGATGAGGCGGGATTAGCGGATGAAACTGACTTGGCACTGCTATCGGGGGGTGAGGTGCGACTTTTGAGTCTGAATCCAGAACATCTCGGTCTAACTCCTGCCCCTACTGAGTCCCTACGAGGCGGTGATGTAGCGGAAAATGGGGCAATTTTACGGAATGTTTTGCAAGGTAAAGGAACACCAGCCCAGCAGGATGTGGTGGCGTTAAATGCCTCATTAGCCCTTCAAGTCGCCGGTGTTATACCTCTCGAAGACCATACAGCAGGGATTGCTCTGGCAAAGGATGTTATGGCTAGCGGTGCCCCTTGGTTGAAGTTAGAGCAATTAGTGGATTTTTTAGCTTAA
- the gshA gene encoding glutamate--cysteine ligase has product MLLSKGFEVEMYTGTPEADIVGFSDQIVASLDGFVREPDQRNVEYTTAPLCCYDRLLCALVRPRQQLRQYLKSLGNYTIIPGSTLSLAGSDRFYRSDPNNPYHSYIETTYGTKVVTASIHINVGISDPEILMRACRLVRMEAPLYLALSASSPFLDGQTTGYHSTRWGMFPKTPSDVPLFESHRHFIQWNEEQLAAGTMFNLRHLWTSVRPNGNRRPYDLNRLELRICDLMVDPIALLAVMALLEARLIQLIHDPSLDPLEISTIPANNRSADLIALTDANEVAAAESSLDAQLRHWEDGRLILARDWIEELYQEVWPVAKKQGFSCFLSPIKKILREGNTASQWLQLHAVGVEPRQVMIQAIKSMAEQESQLEDQLCQSLVV; this is encoded by the coding sequence GTGCTGCTATCCAAAGGCTTTGAAGTAGAAATGTATACCGGCACTCCCGAAGCGGATATTGTCGGTTTTTCCGATCAGATTGTTGCATCCCTCGACGGATTTGTCCGAGAGCCAGATCAGCGCAATGTAGAATACACCACTGCTCCTTTATGTTGCTATGACCGTCTCTTATGTGCCTTAGTGCGTCCTCGACAGCAGCTGCGACAGTATTTAAAAAGCTTGGGTAACTATACAATAATTCCCGGAAGTACCCTGTCCTTAGCTGGAAGCGATCGCTTTTACCGTTCTGACCCCAATAATCCTTACCATTCCTACATTGAGACCACCTACGGCACTAAAGTTGTCACTGCGAGCATCCATATCAATGTGGGCATCTCTGACCCAGAAATCCTGATGAGAGCTTGTCGTCTCGTGCGAATGGAAGCTCCCCTGTACCTAGCCCTGAGTGCATCTTCCCCCTTTCTCGACGGCCAAACCACTGGCTATCACTCGACCCGTTGGGGAATGTTTCCCAAAACTCCCTCTGATGTTCCTTTATTTGAAAGCCATCGTCACTTTATCCAGTGGAATGAAGAGCAACTAGCTGCTGGTACCATGTTCAATCTCCGTCATCTCTGGACCTCTGTGCGCCCCAATGGCAATCGACGCCCCTATGATCTCAACCGCCTAGAGCTGAGAATCTGTGATTTAATGGTCGATCCCATTGCCCTGTTAGCGGTTATGGCACTATTGGAAGCACGCCTGATCCAACTGATTCATGATCCCAGCCTTGACCCCCTGGAGATAAGTACAATACCTGCCAACAACCGTTCAGCTGACTTGATTGCCCTCACAGATGCCAATGAAGTAGCTGCGGCTGAATCCAGTTTGGATGCGCAACTGAGGCATTGGGAGGATGGCAGACTAATTTTGGCCAGAGATTGGATTGAGGAACTGTATCAAGAAGTTTGGCCGGTAGCGAAAAAACAAGGTTTTAGTTGCTTCCTCTCACCAATTAAGAAAATTCTACGGGAAGGAAACACCGCTTCGCAATGGTTACAACTTCATGCAGTGGGTGTTGAGCCTCGCCAAGTGATGATTCAAGCCATTAAATCCATGGCTGAGCAAGAGTCCCAACTAGAAGATCAATTGTGCCAGTCCCTGGTAGTCTAA
- the pyrE gene encoding orotate phosphoribosyltransferase — MNNQFQALSTPNDLPLLRPFLLDLFCQLAYQEGDFVLSSGQRSSYYINGKQVTLHAQGALAIGRLLFSMLPGDTQAVAGLTLGADPIVSAVSIVSAIENRPIPGLIIRKQPKGHGTRAYIEGPSLPTGAKVVVLEDVVTTGQSAMKAVDRLKEAGYQVELVIALVDRLQGGAELYQSAGLMFKALFSINEIREHYQGSLDQSS, encoded by the coding sequence ATGAACAACCAATTTCAAGCTCTATCCACCCCAAACGATTTACCTCTCCTGCGACCTTTTCTGCTGGATTTGTTTTGTCAACTGGCTTACCAAGAGGGTGATTTTGTGCTTTCGTCGGGGCAGCGTAGCTCTTATTACATCAATGGTAAACAGGTTACCCTTCATGCTCAAGGAGCATTGGCAATAGGACGTTTGCTATTCTCAATGCTACCTGGTGATACTCAAGCTGTTGCTGGCCTAACTCTAGGGGCAGATCCGATCGTCAGTGCGGTTAGCATTGTTTCTGCCATAGAAAACCGCCCTATCCCTGGTCTAATTATCCGCAAACAGCCAAAAGGTCATGGAACCAGGGCATACATTGAAGGGCCTTCTTTGCCCACAGGAGCCAAAGTAGTGGTATTAGAAGACGTGGTGACTACTGGGCAATCAGCCATGAAAGCCGTAGACCGCCTTAAGGAAGCTGGTTACCAGGTAGAGCTGGTAATAGCCCTGGTTGACCGGCTGCAAGGTGGAGCCGAGCTTTACCAGTCAGCTGGGCTAATGTTTAAAGCTCTGTTTTCGATTAACGAAATCCGAGAACACTACCAGGGTTCTCTTGATCAATCCAGCTGA
- a CDS encoding lecithin retinol acyltransferase family protein codes for MARGDQIYVFQKFLNFEGVYQHHGIDCGDGSVIHYRKNTETIERTSMATFALGETKIYVKQYSVCLIPEVVIRRAESRLGERQYNLIFNNCEHLANWCKTGKSESQQVKDFIPIISKTNIEGLYEAIKQALQGAKQDDTTQLLNQALSDLRVVWDEIQPKYKQELKEINVWQEVAIQALKNNREDLARAALIRKRNYEKSATDKKAQLDQLAKMTETLIRNRMNWQQT; via the coding sequence ATGGCGCGAGGAGATCAAATTTACGTATTCCAAAAGTTTCTTAACTTTGAAGGGGTTTACCAACATCATGGTATTGACTGTGGAGACGGTAGTGTTATCCACTACCGCAAAAATACTGAAACAATTGAACGTACTTCTATGGCTACCTTTGCTCTAGGTGAAACAAAAATTTATGTCAAGCAGTACTCAGTTTGTTTAATTCCAGAGGTCGTGATTCGTCGGGCAGAAAGTCGATTAGGGGAAAGGCAATATAACCTAATTTTTAATAACTGTGAACACTTGGCTAATTGGTGCAAGACTGGCAAAAGTGAGAGCCAGCAAGTCAAGGATTTTATTCCGATAATTAGTAAGACGAATATCGAGGGTTTGTACGAAGCTATAAAACAAGCACTTCAGGGAGCAAAGCAAGACGATACAACTCAGTTACTTAATCAAGCATTATCTGATCTCAGGGTGGTTTGGGATGAGATTCAACCTAAGTATAAACAGGAACTTAAAGAAATCAATGTCTGGCAGGAAGTGGCAATTCAAGCTCTTAAAAACAATAGAGAAGACTTAGCCCGTGCGGCTTTGATCCGGAAGCGGAACTATGAGAAAAGCGCGACGGACAAGAAAGCTCAACTAGACCAGTTAGCGAAGATGACAGAAACCTTGATTCGCAACCGTATGAACTGGCAACAAACTTAG
- the ltrA gene encoding group II intron reverse transcriptase/maturase, with the protein MSNTHEPVMVESNNWNSLNWKTIERAVFKLQKRIYKASQNGDKAKVRKLQKLLAKSKSAKLLAIRKVTQDNRGKRTAGIDGKKSLDPSQRLALARYLELDGKANPVRRIMIPKPGKKEKRPLGIPNMEDRAKQALAKIALEPEWEAKFETNSYGFRPGRSTKDAIAAIYSDINKQDYYVLDADIQKCFDRIDHQKLLDKVDTYPQMRRQLKAWLKAGAVGKDGFINTPAGTPQGGVISPLLANIALHGMTQLMKEEFPLRYITKALGKKYNLPSGRTLRTPIVHRYADDFIILHQSKEVVLEAKEAIQEWLKEIGLNLKESKTSIAHTLGKEGTLTGFDYLGFNIRQYEVNEVNSRKDRTGKKLGYKTLIKPSKESINRHMDDLKITIRKHRNSDQATLIGDLNAKITGWANQYNSVVSSRIFGQIDYKLFHKLERWAKYRSPNIGAKEAMSNYWWIDKGEGWTFKTPDGTATLVKHKDTKIKRVVRLIGHKSIYDGDWLYWAERLAKYHGVKPTVNKLLKKQKGRCGLCNQRFKADDIFEVDHIIPQRAGGSNKLDNKQLVHAHCHHTKTREHRTIYPHFGEQ; encoded by the coding sequence ATGTCCAATACACACGAACCCGTGATGGTGGAATCGAATAACTGGAACTCTCTCAACTGGAAAACCATTGAGAGAGCAGTGTTCAAGCTGCAAAAGCGTATCTACAAAGCCTCCCAAAATGGGGACAAAGCCAAAGTTAGAAAGCTACAAAAACTACTTGCCAAATCAAAATCAGCGAAACTGCTAGCCATAAGGAAAGTAACTCAAGATAACAGAGGTAAAAGAACCGCCGGAATTGATGGGAAGAAGAGTCTTGACCCATCTCAAAGGTTAGCGCTGGCCAGATACCTAGAGTTGGACGGTAAGGCCAATCCTGTAAGAAGGATAATGATTCCTAAACCCGGAAAGAAGGAAAAAAGACCTCTAGGAATCCCAAATATGGAAGACAGAGCGAAACAGGCATTAGCCAAAATAGCTCTAGAACCAGAGTGGGAAGCCAAATTTGAGACAAATTCTTACGGATTCAGACCTGGGAGAAGCACAAAGGACGCAATAGCGGCCATATACTCAGACATCAACAAACAGGATTATTACGTCCTAGATGCTGATATACAAAAGTGCTTTGACCGTATAGACCATCAAAAACTGTTGGACAAAGTGGATACATATCCACAAATGCGAAGACAGTTAAAGGCTTGGTTGAAAGCAGGAGCCGTTGGAAAAGATGGGTTCATCAACACACCAGCAGGTACACCTCAAGGAGGAGTAATCTCGCCATTATTGGCAAATATCGCATTGCACGGTATGACCCAATTAATGAAAGAGGAATTTCCCCTAAGGTATATCACTAAAGCGTTAGGAAAAAAGTACAACCTACCCAGTGGGAGAACTCTAAGAACTCCCATAGTCCACAGATATGCAGATGATTTCATTATCCTGCACCAAAGTAAAGAGGTTGTACTGGAAGCCAAAGAGGCAATTCAAGAATGGCTAAAAGAAATTGGACTGAACCTAAAGGAATCTAAAACCTCAATAGCACACACCCTAGGAAAGGAAGGGACTTTGACAGGTTTTGACTACCTTGGGTTCAACATCCGACAATATGAGGTCAATGAGGTTAATAGCCGGAAGGATAGGACGGGTAAGAAATTAGGGTATAAAACACTAATCAAACCCAGTAAGGAATCCATAAATAGGCATATGGATGACCTGAAAATAACTATCAGAAAGCACAGAAACTCTGACCAAGCCACATTAATAGGAGACCTAAACGCTAAAATAACTGGATGGGCAAACCAATACAACTCAGTGGTTAGCTCCAGAATATTTGGACAAATTGACTATAAGCTATTCCACAAACTAGAAAGATGGGCTAAATATAGGTCTCCAAACATTGGAGCCAAAGAAGCCATGTCCAACTATTGGTGGATAGACAAAGGGGAAGGATGGACATTCAAAACCCCTGATGGAACAGCTACCTTGGTGAAACATAAAGACACCAAAATAAAAAGGGTAGTTAGACTAATAGGTCACAAATCCATATATGACGGAGACTGGCTATATTGGGCTGAAAGGCTTGCCAAATACCATGGGGTAAAACCCACAGTAAATAAACTGCTGAAAAAGCAGAAGGGAAGATGCGGTCTGTGCAATCAAAGGTTTAAGGCCGATGATATTTTTGAAGTAGACCACATCATCCCCCAAAGAGCAGGCGGTAGTAATAAGCTAGACAACAAACAGCTAGTCCATGCTCACTGTCACCATACCAAAACTCGGGAACACAGAACAATATATCCCCACTTTGGAGAGCAATAA